One genomic segment of Hordeum vulgare subsp. vulgare chromosome 2H, MorexV3_pseudomolecules_assembly, whole genome shotgun sequence includes these proteins:
- the LOC123431450 gene encoding nodulin homeobox isoform X2, whose protein sequence is MIDMVSAVQELSGLTTRELSDMLKESDSFVLRSKPEGGGPEQVDMEKLVSSLPLHLLAASLDAGRGSDLTYVLRGVRFLHCLSELATRHTKLEQVLLDDVKLAEQVMDLIFFVLSILSHWKKEDHLGASPFIHSSLVAASLHLMTSYFSSQWHELVHILLTHPKVDIFMDVAFDSLHEDTRLLSVRLSTLGTKAFPELCRNGGILSLSFTILKLGVPEWLKGSTDIASSISRQKAKILSILLQLCESESISYLDEVATLPKSMQLGLEVLDLLKTAFGRKQKPAAGSHDKSYPMGSVLISALRLVDVFSDDSNFRSSFITNTIPFLTQILATPHDEFVSSWCSVDLPVLEDDANLDYDPFGAADLALLAASNMLTEAKVNYSCNFRSISMPSIQYAQTRTSCVVKIIANLHVFVPNICEEQERDLFLQKFQKYLLPESPKPSLDHPAADEVTIVCTNLGSLSHYAKSLIPGNLLNEEDVQLLSDFAYKLQRWCKSQVGQRISQVAKGDVTSEMKVDLQPVQQPQATRASVPDPNMDGPPKDVQNIEESMATPPMKQDGNARDETPRNRASINGGLLQNSVGQNLIHLGVARTTSAGYPGASTATSMEVPRCRSVDHFKTPEPTKESFRDEDERQPSRRGKKRTIMNDGQVNEIENALVDEPEMHKNAASLQTWAEKLSGQGAEITSSQLKNWLNNRKAKLARIAKERGVPYEGEGADKSSTPATSQLGDSSESAGEESYLPPSRVLNALGLSNSKGSSRLLTPDSSEPSTQDMTTSRPFTRSLSFEPGRPVLLIDNEGNEVGRGEIFQVEGRAQGKSLAESHICIVDVTELKVEKWSELPHPSEASGRTFLEAESRHGGVMRVAWDVVRLAPVAM, encoded by the exons ATGATCGACATGGTTTCAGCTGTCCAAGAGCTTAGTGGGCTGACCACCAGGGAGCTTAGTGACATGCTCAAGGAGTCAGACAGCTTCGTCTTGCGGTCCAAGCCGGAAGGCGGAGGTCCAGAGCAG GTGGACATGGAGAAGCTTGTGTCATCGCTTCCTCTCCATCTTCTTGCTGCAAGTTTGGATGCCGGAAGAGGTTCAGATTTGACATATGTGCTCCGCGGCGTGCGCTTCTTGCATTGTCTGTCTGAGCTTGCAACTCGCCACACAAAGCTCGAGCAG GTTCTTCTCGATGATGTGAAGTTAGCTGAACAAGTTATGGACCTGATATTCTTTGTGCTATCCATTCTGTCCCACTGGAAGAAG GAAGATCATCTCGGTGCTTCTCCCTTCATACATTCGTCACTTGTAGCGGCGAGTCTTCATCTGATGACAAGTTACTTCTCATCTCAGTGGCATGAACTTGTTCATATTCTTCTTACACATCCAAAG GTTGATATCTTTATGGATGTAGCCTTTGATAGTCTGCATGAAGATACGCGGTTATTGAGTGTCAGGCTATCAACATTGGGCACCAAAGCCTTTCCT GAGCTCTGTAGAAATGGAGGAATACTGTCACTGTCGTTTACGATATTGAAGTTAGGTGTTCCAGAATGGCTGAAAGGATCAACTGATATCGCTTCTTCCATTTCCAGACAGAAGGCTAAAATCCTTTCTATT TTGTTACAACTGTGTGAATCTGAAAGTATTTCTTACCTCGATGAAGTCGCCACTTTACCGAAGAGCATGCAACTAGGGCTGGAG GTTCTTGATTTGCTGAAGACCGCATTTGGAAGGAAACAAAAACCTGCTGCCGGTTCCCATGATAAGAGTTACCCCATGGGTTCTGTGCTTATCAGTGCATTGCGTCTCGTTGACGTCTTCTCTGATGATTCAAACTTTAGATCTTCCTTCATAACTAATACC ATTCCCTTTCTGACGCAAATTTTGGCGACTCCTCATGATGAGTTTGTCTCGAGTTGGTGCTCTGTCGATCTGCCAGTGCTGGAAGATGATGCTAATCTGGATTATGATCCATTTGGTGCAGCTGACCTGGCATTATTAGCTGCTTCAAATATGCTGACTGAAGCCAAAGTTAACTATTCATGCAATTTTCGCTCTATCAGTATGCCTTCCATACAATATGCACAGACCAGAACATCCTGTGTGGTGAAAATAATAGCAAATTTGCACGTCTTTGTTCCAAACATTTGCGAAG AGCAAGAAAGAGACCTCTTTCTTCAGAAATTTCAGAAATACTTGTTACCAGAGAGTCCCAAGCCATCATTGGACCATCCAGCAGCTGATGAAGTCACTATAGTTTGTACAAACTTAG GATCTTTGtcccattatgctaaatcattaATCCCTGGTAACTTGTTAAATGAGGAAGATGTGCAACTATTAAG TGATTTTGCTTATAAGTTGCAACGTTGGTGTAAATCGCAAGTTGGACAGAGAATATCGCAG GTGGCAAAAGGTGACGTCACATCAGAAATGAAGGTAGACTTGCAACCGGTGCAGCAGCCCCAGGCAACAAGGGCTAGTGTTCCAGACCCCAATATGGATGGCCCTCCTAAG GATGTGCAAAACATCGAAGAGTCTATGGCGACACCCCCCATGAAACAAGACGGAAATGCTAGGGATGAGACTCCAAGAAACCGTGCCAGTATAAATGGTGGGCTCCTGCAAAATTCAGTCGGTCAGAACCTAATCCATCTTGGCGTTGCGAGAACGACTAGCGCGGGCTATCCGGGTGCCAGTACTGCTACCAGCATGGAGGTCCCACGCTGCAGAAGTGTAGACCATTTCAAAACACCAGAACCTACCAAGGAAAGTTTTCGGGACGAGGATGAGAGGCAGCCTAGTAGGAGAGGAAAGAAGCGAACTATCATGAATGACGGGCAGGTAAATGAAATTGAGAATGCTCTGGTTGATGAGCCTGAGATGCATAAGAATGCCGCTTCCCTTCAGACATGGGCAGAGAAGCTGAGTGGGCAG GGTGCAGAGATCACATCATCGCAACTAAAGAATTG GCTGAACAACAGAAAAGCAAAGCTCGCTCGTATCGCGAAAGAAAGAGGAGTACCATACGAGGGCGAGGGTGCCGACAAGTCATCTACACCAGCTACTTCTCAGTTGGGTGACTCATCGGAGAGTGCCGGCGAGGAGAGCTATCTGCCGCCTTCAAGAGTGCTGAATGCTCTAGGCTTATCCAACTCCAAGGGCAGCAGCAGGCTCCTTACCCCAGACTCCAGCGAGCCAAGTACACAAGACATGACGACGAGCCGCCCCTTCACAAGATCATTGTCATTCGAGCCTGGCCGCCCCGTTCTGCTGATTGACAACGAAGGGAACGAGGTCGGCAGGGGCGAGATCTTCCAGGTCGAGGGTAGGGCGCAGGGAAAGAGCCTGGCGGAGAGCCACATCTGCATCGTCGACGTCACCGAGCTCAAGGTCGAGAAGTGGAGCGAGCTGCCCCACCCTTCAGAGGCATCTGGGAGGACGTTCCTGGAGGCGGAGTCGAGGCACGGCGGCGTGATGAGGGTGGCCTGGGATGTCGTCAGGCTCGCTCCGGTGGCGATGTAG
- the LOC123431450 gene encoding nodulin homeobox isoform X1 → MIDMVSAVQELSGLTTRELSDMLKESDSFVLRSKPEGGGPEQVDMEKLVSSLPLHLLAASLDAGRGSDLTYVLRGVRFLHCLSELATRHTKLEQVLLDDVKLAEQVMDLIFFVLSILSHWKKEDHLGASPFIHSSLVAASLHLMTSYFSSQWHELVHILLTHPKVDIFMDVAFDSLHEDTRLLSVRLSTLGTKAFPVGPFDSQLTYFICQQCEASLQFLLSLCQQKLFRDRILKNKELCRNGGILSLSFTILKLGVPEWLKGSTDIASSISRQKAKILSILLQLCESESISYLDEVATLPKSMQLGLEVLDLLKTAFGRKQKPAAGSHDKSYPMGSVLISALRLVDVFSDDSNFRSSFITNTIPFLTQILATPHDEFVSSWCSVDLPVLEDDANLDYDPFGAADLALLAASNMLTEAKVNYSCNFRSISMPSIQYAQTRTSCVVKIIANLHVFVPNICEEQERDLFLQKFQKYLLPESPKPSLDHPAADEVTIVCTNLGSLSHYAKSLIPGNLLNEEDVQLLSDFAYKLQRWCKSQVGQRISQVAKGDVTSEMKVDLQPVQQPQATRASVPDPNMDGPPKDVQNIEESMATPPMKQDGNARDETPRNRASINGGLLQNSVGQNLIHLGVARTTSAGYPGASTATSMEVPRCRSVDHFKTPEPTKESFRDEDERQPSRRGKKRTIMNDGQVNEIENALVDEPEMHKNAASLQTWAEKLSGQGAEITSSQLKNWLNNRKAKLARIAKERGVPYEGEGADKSSTPATSQLGDSSESAGEESYLPPSRVLNALGLSNSKGSSRLLTPDSSEPSTQDMTTSRPFTRSLSFEPGRPVLLIDNEGNEVGRGEIFQVEGRAQGKSLAESHICIVDVTELKVEKWSELPHPSEASGRTFLEAESRHGGVMRVAWDVVRLAPVAM, encoded by the exons ATGATCGACATGGTTTCAGCTGTCCAAGAGCTTAGTGGGCTGACCACCAGGGAGCTTAGTGACATGCTCAAGGAGTCAGACAGCTTCGTCTTGCGGTCCAAGCCGGAAGGCGGAGGTCCAGAGCAG GTGGACATGGAGAAGCTTGTGTCATCGCTTCCTCTCCATCTTCTTGCTGCAAGTTTGGATGCCGGAAGAGGTTCAGATTTGACATATGTGCTCCGCGGCGTGCGCTTCTTGCATTGTCTGTCTGAGCTTGCAACTCGCCACACAAAGCTCGAGCAG GTTCTTCTCGATGATGTGAAGTTAGCTGAACAAGTTATGGACCTGATATTCTTTGTGCTATCCATTCTGTCCCACTGGAAGAAG GAAGATCATCTCGGTGCTTCTCCCTTCATACATTCGTCACTTGTAGCGGCGAGTCTTCATCTGATGACAAGTTACTTCTCATCTCAGTGGCATGAACTTGTTCATATTCTTCTTACACATCCAAAG GTTGATATCTTTATGGATGTAGCCTTTGATAGTCTGCATGAAGATACGCGGTTATTGAGTGTCAGGCTATCAACATTGGGCACCAAAGCCTTTCCTGTTGGTCCTTTTGACTCACAACTCACTTACTTCATATGCCAACAGTGCGAAGCATCATTACAATTTCTTTTGTCACTGTGCCAGCAGAAGTTATTTCGTGATCGTATTTTGAAAAACAAG GAGCTCTGTAGAAATGGAGGAATACTGTCACTGTCGTTTACGATATTGAAGTTAGGTGTTCCAGAATGGCTGAAAGGATCAACTGATATCGCTTCTTCCATTTCCAGACAGAAGGCTAAAATCCTTTCTATT TTGTTACAACTGTGTGAATCTGAAAGTATTTCTTACCTCGATGAAGTCGCCACTTTACCGAAGAGCATGCAACTAGGGCTGGAG GTTCTTGATTTGCTGAAGACCGCATTTGGAAGGAAACAAAAACCTGCTGCCGGTTCCCATGATAAGAGTTACCCCATGGGTTCTGTGCTTATCAGTGCATTGCGTCTCGTTGACGTCTTCTCTGATGATTCAAACTTTAGATCTTCCTTCATAACTAATACC ATTCCCTTTCTGACGCAAATTTTGGCGACTCCTCATGATGAGTTTGTCTCGAGTTGGTGCTCTGTCGATCTGCCAGTGCTGGAAGATGATGCTAATCTGGATTATGATCCATTTGGTGCAGCTGACCTGGCATTATTAGCTGCTTCAAATATGCTGACTGAAGCCAAAGTTAACTATTCATGCAATTTTCGCTCTATCAGTATGCCTTCCATACAATATGCACAGACCAGAACATCCTGTGTGGTGAAAATAATAGCAAATTTGCACGTCTTTGTTCCAAACATTTGCGAAG AGCAAGAAAGAGACCTCTTTCTTCAGAAATTTCAGAAATACTTGTTACCAGAGAGTCCCAAGCCATCATTGGACCATCCAGCAGCTGATGAAGTCACTATAGTTTGTACAAACTTAG GATCTTTGtcccattatgctaaatcattaATCCCTGGTAACTTGTTAAATGAGGAAGATGTGCAACTATTAAG TGATTTTGCTTATAAGTTGCAACGTTGGTGTAAATCGCAAGTTGGACAGAGAATATCGCAG GTGGCAAAAGGTGACGTCACATCAGAAATGAAGGTAGACTTGCAACCGGTGCAGCAGCCCCAGGCAACAAGGGCTAGTGTTCCAGACCCCAATATGGATGGCCCTCCTAAG GATGTGCAAAACATCGAAGAGTCTATGGCGACACCCCCCATGAAACAAGACGGAAATGCTAGGGATGAGACTCCAAGAAACCGTGCCAGTATAAATGGTGGGCTCCTGCAAAATTCAGTCGGTCAGAACCTAATCCATCTTGGCGTTGCGAGAACGACTAGCGCGGGCTATCCGGGTGCCAGTACTGCTACCAGCATGGAGGTCCCACGCTGCAGAAGTGTAGACCATTTCAAAACACCAGAACCTACCAAGGAAAGTTTTCGGGACGAGGATGAGAGGCAGCCTAGTAGGAGAGGAAAGAAGCGAACTATCATGAATGACGGGCAGGTAAATGAAATTGAGAATGCTCTGGTTGATGAGCCTGAGATGCATAAGAATGCCGCTTCCCTTCAGACATGGGCAGAGAAGCTGAGTGGGCAG GGTGCAGAGATCACATCATCGCAACTAAAGAATTG GCTGAACAACAGAAAAGCAAAGCTCGCTCGTATCGCGAAAGAAAGAGGAGTACCATACGAGGGCGAGGGTGCCGACAAGTCATCTACACCAGCTACTTCTCAGTTGGGTGACTCATCGGAGAGTGCCGGCGAGGAGAGCTATCTGCCGCCTTCAAGAGTGCTGAATGCTCTAGGCTTATCCAACTCCAAGGGCAGCAGCAGGCTCCTTACCCCAGACTCCAGCGAGCCAAGTACACAAGACATGACGACGAGCCGCCCCTTCACAAGATCATTGTCATTCGAGCCTGGCCGCCCCGTTCTGCTGATTGACAACGAAGGGAACGAGGTCGGCAGGGGCGAGATCTTCCAGGTCGAGGGTAGGGCGCAGGGAAAGAGCCTGGCGGAGAGCCACATCTGCATCGTCGACGTCACCGAGCTCAAGGTCGAGAAGTGGAGCGAGCTGCCCCACCCTTCAGAGGCATCTGGGAGGACGTTCCTGGAGGCGGAGTCGAGGCACGGCGGCGTGATGAGGGTGGCCTGGGATGTCGTCAGGCTCGCTCCGGTGGCGATGTAG
- the LOC123431450 gene encoding nodulin homeobox isoform X4: protein MIDMVSAVQELSGLTTRELSDMLKESDSFVLRSKPEGGGPEQVDMEKLVSSLPLHLLAASLDAGRGSDLTYVLRGVRFLHCLSELATRHTKLEQVLLDDVKLAEQVMDLIFFVLSILSHWKKEDHLGASPFIHSSLVAASLHLMTSYFSSQWHELVHILLTHPKVDIFMDVAFDSLHEDTRLLSVRLSTLGTKAFPVGPFDSQLTYFICQQCEASLQFLLSLCQQKLFRDRILKNKELCRNGGILSLSFTILKLGVPEWLKGSTDIASSISRQKAKILSILLQLCESESISYLDEVATLPKSMQLGLEVLDLLKTAFGRKQKPAAGSHDKSYPMGSVLISALRLVDVFSDDSNFRSSFITNTIPFLTQILATPHDEFVSSWCSVDLPVLEDDANLDYDPFGAADLALLAASNMLTEAKVNYSCNFRSISMPSIQYAQTRTSCVVKIIANLHVFVPNICEEQERDLFLQKFQKYLLPESPKPSLDHPAADEVTIVCTNLGSLSHYAKSLIPGNLLNEEDVQLLSDFAYKLQRWCKSQVGQRISQVAKGDVTSEMKVDLQPVQQPQATRASVPDPNMDGPPKDVQNIEESMATPPMKQDGNARDETPRNRASINGGLLQNSVGQNLIHLGVARTTSAGYPGASTATSMEVPRCRSVDHFKTPEPTKESFRDEDERQPSRRGKKRTIMNDGQVNEIENALVDEPEMHKNAASLQTWAEKLSGQGAEITSSQLKNW, encoded by the exons ATGATCGACATGGTTTCAGCTGTCCAAGAGCTTAGTGGGCTGACCACCAGGGAGCTTAGTGACATGCTCAAGGAGTCAGACAGCTTCGTCTTGCGGTCCAAGCCGGAAGGCGGAGGTCCAGAGCAG GTGGACATGGAGAAGCTTGTGTCATCGCTTCCTCTCCATCTTCTTGCTGCAAGTTTGGATGCCGGAAGAGGTTCAGATTTGACATATGTGCTCCGCGGCGTGCGCTTCTTGCATTGTCTGTCTGAGCTTGCAACTCGCCACACAAAGCTCGAGCAG GTTCTTCTCGATGATGTGAAGTTAGCTGAACAAGTTATGGACCTGATATTCTTTGTGCTATCCATTCTGTCCCACTGGAAGAAG GAAGATCATCTCGGTGCTTCTCCCTTCATACATTCGTCACTTGTAGCGGCGAGTCTTCATCTGATGACAAGTTACTTCTCATCTCAGTGGCATGAACTTGTTCATATTCTTCTTACACATCCAAAG GTTGATATCTTTATGGATGTAGCCTTTGATAGTCTGCATGAAGATACGCGGTTATTGAGTGTCAGGCTATCAACATTGGGCACCAAAGCCTTTCCTGTTGGTCCTTTTGACTCACAACTCACTTACTTCATATGCCAACAGTGCGAAGCATCATTACAATTTCTTTTGTCACTGTGCCAGCAGAAGTTATTTCGTGATCGTATTTTGAAAAACAAG GAGCTCTGTAGAAATGGAGGAATACTGTCACTGTCGTTTACGATATTGAAGTTAGGTGTTCCAGAATGGCTGAAAGGATCAACTGATATCGCTTCTTCCATTTCCAGACAGAAGGCTAAAATCCTTTCTATT TTGTTACAACTGTGTGAATCTGAAAGTATTTCTTACCTCGATGAAGTCGCCACTTTACCGAAGAGCATGCAACTAGGGCTGGAG GTTCTTGATTTGCTGAAGACCGCATTTGGAAGGAAACAAAAACCTGCTGCCGGTTCCCATGATAAGAGTTACCCCATGGGTTCTGTGCTTATCAGTGCATTGCGTCTCGTTGACGTCTTCTCTGATGATTCAAACTTTAGATCTTCCTTCATAACTAATACC ATTCCCTTTCTGACGCAAATTTTGGCGACTCCTCATGATGAGTTTGTCTCGAGTTGGTGCTCTGTCGATCTGCCAGTGCTGGAAGATGATGCTAATCTGGATTATGATCCATTTGGTGCAGCTGACCTGGCATTATTAGCTGCTTCAAATATGCTGACTGAAGCCAAAGTTAACTATTCATGCAATTTTCGCTCTATCAGTATGCCTTCCATACAATATGCACAGACCAGAACATCCTGTGTGGTGAAAATAATAGCAAATTTGCACGTCTTTGTTCCAAACATTTGCGAAG AGCAAGAAAGAGACCTCTTTCTTCAGAAATTTCAGAAATACTTGTTACCAGAGAGTCCCAAGCCATCATTGGACCATCCAGCAGCTGATGAAGTCACTATAGTTTGTACAAACTTAG GATCTTTGtcccattatgctaaatcattaATCCCTGGTAACTTGTTAAATGAGGAAGATGTGCAACTATTAAG TGATTTTGCTTATAAGTTGCAACGTTGGTGTAAATCGCAAGTTGGACAGAGAATATCGCAG GTGGCAAAAGGTGACGTCACATCAGAAATGAAGGTAGACTTGCAACCGGTGCAGCAGCCCCAGGCAACAAGGGCTAGTGTTCCAGACCCCAATATGGATGGCCCTCCTAAG GATGTGCAAAACATCGAAGAGTCTATGGCGACACCCCCCATGAAACAAGACGGAAATGCTAGGGATGAGACTCCAAGAAACCGTGCCAGTATAAATGGTGGGCTCCTGCAAAATTCAGTCGGTCAGAACCTAATCCATCTTGGCGTTGCGAGAACGACTAGCGCGGGCTATCCGGGTGCCAGTACTGCTACCAGCATGGAGGTCCCACGCTGCAGAAGTGTAGACCATTTCAAAACACCAGAACCTACCAAGGAAAGTTTTCGGGACGAGGATGAGAGGCAGCCTAGTAGGAGAGGAAAGAAGCGAACTATCATGAATGACGGGCAGGTAAATGAAATTGAGAATGCTCTGGTTGATGAGCCTGAGATGCATAAGAATGCCGCTTCCCTTCAGACATGGGCAGAGAAGCTGAGTGGGCAG GGTGCAGAGATCACATCATCGCAACTAAAGAATTGGTAA
- the LOC123431450 gene encoding nodulin homeobox isoform X3, with product MTSYFSSQWHELVHILLTHPKVDIFMDVAFDSLHEDTRLLSVRLSTLGTKAFPVGPFDSQLTYFICQQCEASLQFLLSLCQQKLFRDRILKNKELCRNGGILSLSFTILKLGVPEWLKGSTDIASSISRQKAKILSILLQLCESESISYLDEVATLPKSMQLGLEVLDLLKTAFGRKQKPAAGSHDKSYPMGSVLISALRLVDVFSDDSNFRSSFITNTIPFLTQILATPHDEFVSSWCSVDLPVLEDDANLDYDPFGAADLALLAASNMLTEAKVNYSCNFRSISMPSIQYAQTRTSCVVKIIANLHVFVPNICEEQERDLFLQKFQKYLLPESPKPSLDHPAADEVTIVCTNLGSLSHYAKSLIPGNLLNEEDVQLLSDFAYKLQRWCKSQVGQRISQVAKGDVTSEMKVDLQPVQQPQATRASVPDPNMDGPPKDVQNIEESMATPPMKQDGNARDETPRNRASINGGLLQNSVGQNLIHLGVARTTSAGYPGASTATSMEVPRCRSVDHFKTPEPTKESFRDEDERQPSRRGKKRTIMNDGQVNEIENALVDEPEMHKNAASLQTWAEKLSGQGAEITSSQLKNWLNNRKAKLARIAKERGVPYEGEGADKSSTPATSQLGDSSESAGEESYLPPSRVLNALGLSNSKGSSRLLTPDSSEPSTQDMTTSRPFTRSLSFEPGRPVLLIDNEGNEVGRGEIFQVEGRAQGKSLAESHICIVDVTELKVEKWSELPHPSEASGRTFLEAESRHGGVMRVAWDVVRLAPVAM from the exons ATGACAAGTTACTTCTCATCTCAGTGGCATGAACTTGTTCATATTCTTCTTACACATCCAAAG GTTGATATCTTTATGGATGTAGCCTTTGATAGTCTGCATGAAGATACGCGGTTATTGAGTGTCAGGCTATCAACATTGGGCACCAAAGCCTTTCCTGTTGGTCCTTTTGACTCACAACTCACTTACTTCATATGCCAACAGTGCGAAGCATCATTACAATTTCTTTTGTCACTGTGCCAGCAGAAGTTATTTCGTGATCGTATTTTGAAAAACAAG GAGCTCTGTAGAAATGGAGGAATACTGTCACTGTCGTTTACGATATTGAAGTTAGGTGTTCCAGAATGGCTGAAAGGATCAACTGATATCGCTTCTTCCATTTCCAGACAGAAGGCTAAAATCCTTTCTATT TTGTTACAACTGTGTGAATCTGAAAGTATTTCTTACCTCGATGAAGTCGCCACTTTACCGAAGAGCATGCAACTAGGGCTGGAG GTTCTTGATTTGCTGAAGACCGCATTTGGAAGGAAACAAAAACCTGCTGCCGGTTCCCATGATAAGAGTTACCCCATGGGTTCTGTGCTTATCAGTGCATTGCGTCTCGTTGACGTCTTCTCTGATGATTCAAACTTTAGATCTTCCTTCATAACTAATACC ATTCCCTTTCTGACGCAAATTTTGGCGACTCCTCATGATGAGTTTGTCTCGAGTTGGTGCTCTGTCGATCTGCCAGTGCTGGAAGATGATGCTAATCTGGATTATGATCCATTTGGTGCAGCTGACCTGGCATTATTAGCTGCTTCAAATATGCTGACTGAAGCCAAAGTTAACTATTCATGCAATTTTCGCTCTATCAGTATGCCTTCCATACAATATGCACAGACCAGAACATCCTGTGTGGTGAAAATAATAGCAAATTTGCACGTCTTTGTTCCAAACATTTGCGAAG AGCAAGAAAGAGACCTCTTTCTTCAGAAATTTCAGAAATACTTGTTACCAGAGAGTCCCAAGCCATCATTGGACCATCCAGCAGCTGATGAAGTCACTATAGTTTGTACAAACTTAG GATCTTTGtcccattatgctaaatcattaATCCCTGGTAACTTGTTAAATGAGGAAGATGTGCAACTATTAAG TGATTTTGCTTATAAGTTGCAACGTTGGTGTAAATCGCAAGTTGGACAGAGAATATCGCAG GTGGCAAAAGGTGACGTCACATCAGAAATGAAGGTAGACTTGCAACCGGTGCAGCAGCCCCAGGCAACAAGGGCTAGTGTTCCAGACCCCAATATGGATGGCCCTCCTAAG GATGTGCAAAACATCGAAGAGTCTATGGCGACACCCCCCATGAAACAAGACGGAAATGCTAGGGATGAGACTCCAAGAAACCGTGCCAGTATAAATGGTGGGCTCCTGCAAAATTCAGTCGGTCAGAACCTAATCCATCTTGGCGTTGCGAGAACGACTAGCGCGGGCTATCCGGGTGCCAGTACTGCTACCAGCATGGAGGTCCCACGCTGCAGAAGTGTAGACCATTTCAAAACACCAGAACCTACCAAGGAAAGTTTTCGGGACGAGGATGAGAGGCAGCCTAGTAGGAGAGGAAAGAAGCGAACTATCATGAATGACGGGCAGGTAAATGAAATTGAGAATGCTCTGGTTGATGAGCCTGAGATGCATAAGAATGCCGCTTCCCTTCAGACATGGGCAGAGAAGCTGAGTGGGCAG GGTGCAGAGATCACATCATCGCAACTAAAGAATTG GCTGAACAACAGAAAAGCAAAGCTCGCTCGTATCGCGAAAGAAAGAGGAGTACCATACGAGGGCGAGGGTGCCGACAAGTCATCTACACCAGCTACTTCTCAGTTGGGTGACTCATCGGAGAGTGCCGGCGAGGAGAGCTATCTGCCGCCTTCAAGAGTGCTGAATGCTCTAGGCTTATCCAACTCCAAGGGCAGCAGCAGGCTCCTTACCCCAGACTCCAGCGAGCCAAGTACACAAGACATGACGACGAGCCGCCCCTTCACAAGATCATTGTCATTCGAGCCTGGCCGCCCCGTTCTGCTGATTGACAACGAAGGGAACGAGGTCGGCAGGGGCGAGATCTTCCAGGTCGAGGGTAGGGCGCAGGGAAAGAGCCTGGCGGAGAGCCACATCTGCATCGTCGACGTCACCGAGCTCAAGGTCGAGAAGTGGAGCGAGCTGCCCCACCCTTCAGAGGCATCTGGGAGGACGTTCCTGGAGGCGGAGTCGAGGCACGGCGGCGTGATGAGGGTGGCCTGGGATGTCGTCAGGCTCGCTCCGGTGGCGATGTAG